The genomic DNA TGGTTGGGGTGGTGAGAATGAACTGAGAACTTGTGGGGGAGTGAGCTGTGAGAGAGAGGTGAGATGAGTGCGTGAGCTGAGGGAAGGAAGGGGACGAGAGAAGCTGAGCTTCGAGTAAAGACTGGCCCGAGCTGTGGGTTGTGAGTGAGCAGAAAAGAGTCGGTTTACGTGTGGGAGTGTTGAGTTCAGAGGGTCGGTGAGAGTCTGAGATTTCCTAGGGATCCAGATGGCGTGAGAGAGGGCCGAGTTTTTGTGAGAAGGCCAGTTGATCAGAGTCAAGGGATGGGAGTGAGCCAGTCAGCCTTGGAGAGGACTAGGGGGCTAATTCAAATGATTCCTCGAGAGTCTGCAGGAAGTAGAGCCATGAAGGCAAAGTCGGGGCAGAGAAGGGCAGGTGAAGTATGGGCCGTTGGCTGTGCATTACtaggaaggaagaagaaagaaaagaaatgcttGGGTGCTGGCATGAGGGGACAGCCGCAGAGAAGAGGAAGGTGAGGAAAGGTCAGGCAAGTTGCTGGCTTCCATGCTGCCGAAGAGacaggaggaagaaggagaagaagaagaagaagaagaagaagagggggaAGGTCAATGATGGAGATGGACAAGCTAGTTACTTCAGAGTTAACATGAGGAGAATGAGAGGAGAGAGGGTCACGGGACAATTGGTGAGGATGGGTTTGCAGAGGCTGCAGGTTCGGGCAGAGGACAGAGAGAGGAAAGCTGGCCAACAGACCAAGGTATGGTCATGTTGCAGAGAAGATCAGAGGGCCTGTCAGAGATGGGGACAACTCGATTTGCCAGAGTTGCAGgggggaagaagaaaagggtaGGTTCGAGTGGGCTGATGGCAGCTGCAatagagaaagaagaaaacgCAGAGAGGAGAAGGTCGAGATATTGACAAGTCGGGCGGGTTACAGGggcagaagaagaaagaaaaagaaatgcaaGTGTGGCAGGGATGCGGAAAAGATAGAACCGAAGAGAGAAAGagcaggaagaagaaagaaaaagaaaaagtttcaGTTCGGTCAGTGGAGCAGACcagcgaagaagaagaagaaaggaagaaggaaaagaaaagaaaagaaaagagaaaaaaaaatgaagaagaagaaaaaagaaatggaaaaaagaacagaaagaaatggaaaacatGATGAAAAGAAGGTGGGATAAAATTCcgccttctttttttaatcggactttaaaatttgaattttacgCTTGTAAAGATTAAAATTCACGtcttttttattagatatcGAAAAAATGATCCGAGATCACcattatatttagaaaaattcaaggatcaACGTCGTGcagaaaaaatatttctttggCCTCGAGTTTTGTCCCGAATTCTAAAAATTGAAGTTGATACACGTGAAATCTAAAGACGTCCTGTATAGTATTATTTATccgaaaaattataaaattgacgttaaattaggaaaatgctccatttaaaaaaaatcatgaatacTCGAGAGATCAGTTGAAAATACTTCCTTCAGATGGATCATATAAATGATGATTTTGTCCCTAAGAGTTGGTATACCGAAACGGGATATCGACATAGCACATACAAATTTTTTAGTGGGAAAGACAAAGGAGGTGCCCATGCAAAGCATACTAATATCCGTTATACTACGCATCGCTATCCTAAAGTAGTAATAGATAAAAAGAGTATATTTAGTCCCACCACAACAAAAATCGAAATATTTTGATTACTAGACAAGGGCATACACTATTGTGCgatgttctttttttcccgATTTCTTATAGTTGTATCATAGAAAAAGCTTTTCTGATACAATAGAAGTTGTGATATGATATAATCAAGTGCTTTACcaaaagtttaattaaaactcTCTCAGAATTCAAGTAATTcactaataatatatatggtaCAAACTTTTCGAAATGAAATCCATGTAATTTATTTCTGTAGTAAGTAGTTTACTATAAATTTCAGTGAATAACACAACTAGTGTTTTAAAGTACGTGTGACTTACtgaaaaatacatataatttacctaaaattgaaatatttactagaatttagaataatttattttgcatGCATAAAGTAATCAAAATAAAGCAATTGCACCTTAATTAGACAATCTTGCCGTACATTATTTTCTTCTAACAATTGTCTTGTCAAATCAAAGATAGATTTCAAGTTTCTGAATATCAAGCAATACATGTCGGGAAAAGATTGAGCGTAAAGGAAAAGGAGTAAAAGAGGTGCTTATTAtctatcttcttttttttttgaaaaaaaaaattaattctaaaAGAATGCCATTTTCATTGCTAAGTAAGTAATTCTGATGAAGCTTGTGGCGCAGGATGTGAACACAAAGTCCTTGACTTCATTCCAGGATTTTCAAACACTAAGTGCAGGGACCTGCCTGATGGTATAGTGTTTGAAGACTTCAACTTGCCGTTTGCCCGGATGCTTCACAGGATGAGCAAAACTCTGCATCGAGCGACCGCTGTAGCCGTTAACTCCTTCGATGAAGCCGTTAACTCCTTCGAAGTTCCAAAAGTACCTAAGCATTGGTCCCTTTATTCTGGCTTCTCCTCCTCCGTTTTCTGACCCAAACAGCTGCATCCCGTGGCTTGATTGTCACGAGCCGAATTGATGCAGCGGAACTAATTGCAATATATTGATTCGTGCACGAATATCAGACATCAATCTTCTACAACATGTTGATTCTATGAATACTAGAAAATagacatcaaactcgaatcaaatccgaGATTGGGAGAAAGAGCACGGTAGCTCCCAAAACTTTATTAATAATCCAAAAACTGTCttagccctagggcttacatcATTTAAATAGAGATAACGAAAAAAtaacgaaaaaataaaatactctttaaaataaactatttcctaaaatagcaaaaaatgccataaataacataaaattgcttgtttgaggccctaaacgatggaatttgacCTAAATCTTGTGTTTCAATCGCCAAAGGCCATGAGTTGTGCTCCGGATGCCGTTTCCCTCGAAACAGGGTcatcagaacctatttttttcaagGAATCGATTTGCCGCTTTTTCTGCTGCATCACAAATTCTGCTATCTACCTAAGTTTTAGTACTCTAGTCAAGCCTAAGCCAGATGAACTCATGGCCCTAATAGAATTGTTGCTAGAAACGCGGTATCCGTTCCTCTAATCCTTTCGGGAAAACTTTACGGAGCAAAATTTTACGGATGGATTGATTGAGAAAGTGATGGAAAGGGGGAAGATCGTGCCCTGGGCACCGCATCTGGTCGTCCTAAGACACAGGTTGGTGGGGGTGTTTGTGACGCACTGCGGGTGGAACTCTCTGGTGGAGAGCATCGCAGGCGGGGTCATGTTGATAGGAAGGCCATTCTTGGGAGATCAGCCGCTGAACCGTAGCACAATGGAGGATGAATGGAACATCGAGGTCGGGGTGGAAGGCGGTGTGTTCACAAAAGAAGGAACTGTGAGAGCTCTTAAGCTGATCTTGTGCTCAGAAGGTGGGAAGAGAATGAGAGAGAGGGTCGGTTTGTTATAGGGGGCAGCGTTGGGATCTATGGAGCCCAACGACAGCGCCACCTGGAATTTTGACTCCTTGCTAGAGATTGCCAATGTATTTGGATTTAGAAtttagttgagttgagttttgattttaattagtttatcatgattgtattgttgaattatgagaaaaagtgtgaaaaaataatgaatagttgagataaagtaatgattaagtaataattgtgttgttaaattgaagataagttgagttgaattgagttaaaaaaattttaaaatccaaacacaccctaatcattaatatataatatacaattaacaatatatatatatatacatgtacttttttttcttttgtctgAAATAATCTATGTCACCGTATTGTTGGGATCGAAAATGTTTGAAAGCGTGTAGTGTAAGACATCGTCAGGATGATATTGTATTCATCATTTTATTACTTGTCATGATCACTTGTGCAATGAGAGAACCATCAACATTATTACATTAGTAAGTTTCATATCCAAGTCACACTCACAATATATAGCCAGCTGACGCATCCATCCAAAATCATTGATACTTGAGTAGTAAGCCGTATAATTTGATTACGGGATGAATTTTTAtcttgtttctttctttttctttttttttttttgagagagaagggaggGTCGCCCCCTTGGACTCAGAGCAGTAATAAAATTGTTAATATTAGATTTTATCAAATACATCTATTTTCTCAATGAAATTAACGTGCTTCACCCTTTTGGCTTAACAATATAAAGTTCCTTTGAACTTCATTGCCTATGGACAAAATTCTTGATCCGTACGATAGTTAGTTAATAACTAGATAAAAATGAATCCAAAATATTGGTGACTACTTTGTATAAAGCTCGTAGGTAAAACCAAATATTTGTAGCCAcgtttttctttccttttaacTTGTCTCATTACAAGTATGTTGAATATGAAGGAACTGATTTCCCTGAGAAAGTTCTTCGCTAGGATTCTGTTTTTGAATCTTCACAGCATCATTTTCAACTTTGTGTCACTCAAGCGAATTGGCAGATAAAACCAACATTAGATGCCTTGAATGTATCATCAGCTGCCGCTTTACGAGAACATAAATCGCTCGTATGTCGTATTCCATCTGTCTCCATACTAGTCCTGCTGCCTTCAGAAAGCTTGAAATCTGGAAAAGGACTGCAGGACCAGTATACCAAGCTGAAGCTTGGAGTGATAATTCCGCTAGTGTTGGCAAGAGGGGAATTCTTATTCTTCCCAATAGTGGTCGGTGCTTGGCCGGAATTAACTACAATCGATATCCCAAAGCGTTCTACAAGAATGTCTCTCTGAACCATCAGCTTTCAGACTTTTTTGGGACTCTTCGACCCCAAACTTAAGATATAAATTTGATCTTTGGGAAAATCTTTTTCAGATGAAAATGTGAACCTGCGAGCTGCCGAAATGTGAGAAGAACATCAATTGCCCTTGCTTTTTCCCAAAGTTACAGCCGCTGCCAATGTCTCTGTTTCGGCAGAATTTTCGGCTGAACTCTCAGCAGAAGTAGCAGCCATCTTAATCTTATAAAACTAACAATTATGGAGTCGCATCTTAAAGTCTCTCATGTCATTAAAATAGCTGTTTGAAATAAACCAAGTAGCCGTAAGCCCTCCAATACAATTATACCACGCGAAGGAGAGGGCCTTTACTTATACAAGAAGGAGATCGATTGGGATAATAAATAGAGAGCAGTGATACCGCTTTGATTAAACCCGCATCATTTATCTCAATACCATGTCTGCAGAACGATATTCTTAACAGGTGCaaactattaattattatgcaAGAACTAGTAGACTAATTTACAGAAAGTTTCATCCTTAAACTTCAGCATAATCGGCGGCAGATCATGATTCCATCACCAACAGGTGCTAGGGAGATATCGACGCGCTGGTCTCCAGATACCACCTTATTGAACTCAATCAAGGAGTTCCTTCCCCTCCGCTTGGGCTCGGGTACTGAGCTCTCGGGCGAAGCTACAGCGCCTCCCCACAATGTGTCATCATATATGATAATGCCTCCGACCTTCACAAGCTTCATCAGTCTTTCATGATAGCCCAGGTAATTTTCTTTATCGGCATCCACGAACGCAAAGTCGAAACGGCCCTCATTCTCTTTCTGtaatataaggaaaaaaattaacaatatcAACAACCGTGATCAAATGCTgaaaacaagaagaaacaaTCCAAATCTGGGCAAATGTTTTTAGACGAGCGAGATGTGGGTAGGAAACTTGTCAATGGGCCTATAAGTGGTTGGATTAATATCCAATTTataagctcaagctgataaaaTGATGGGCCTAATTATCTTATATACTCCAGAATTTCTTATCAATTTTTCGATGCGCAATTGACAATACACTTGCCCGCAAAAACTGACTTGAGCAAGACTTCCCTTTCCATGCTCAAACTTGTAACCACAAGATGGACTTCCTCTTTCACTGTCGGACGAGTGGGAATATTTGATGAGTATGAGTCTGACTTTTTCCTCCATCTCGCATTTAGTGACAACTACTATGCAAGCTTCCTCTTTTATACTTGAACTAACCAaaccacgagttccacactaGGGCTTGGTGTTATATGAGCCACATATAAATCGTacctgctctgataccatgtaaaattttcacttaacCTATAGGCGATTAGAATCATTTCCAACTCAAAAGCCCCAACTAATAGAATGATAAGTCCATCTACTCCAGATTAAAGTTTCTTATCAAAGTTTTTATGTGGAATGAACAACCCTCAACTTGAACAATTATAAGAGTGCATATAAAACATTGTACTGCTTACATCTTCCAGGAGCTTGTCAAGAACAGGCAGAGCTTGTGATTCAATGAAGTTGATCTTGTGAGCAACACCGGCTTTTTGCATGATAGGAAACCCAATCTCAAATGTTTCTCTATTGATATCTATCGCAGTGATCTGCAAATCAAAGTAcgttgaaaaataataattacctACTGCAGAAGTCCATGAGACACATGCATGTATAAGAACGTAACATCGGAGTCAAGGAGTATACAAGAGTGGGAACGATGGGAACATACATGGCCGTCATCAGGAATGGCAAGGGCGGTGAGGAGAAGGGAGTATCCTGTGAAAACGCCAACCTCAATCGTCTTTTTCGCATGCACAAGCTTAATTAGCATTGCCATCAGCTGTCCCGCATCTGGTGATGACCCAATGAAAGCCCTGTTTGTCTTATCCATCCATTGCATATTAATATCTTCCTTGAGCTATAGTTTCAATTTGTGATAGGTTCCATAAAGGAGATGATGAATACTGTGACTTAGGATCATTCAATACATTTGGTTTCTTCCCCTATATATTAATCTCCTCCTTGATCTATGAACATCTTTTGTaaccagaaaagaaaaaggacatGGGGAGAGGAGATTACGTTGGGTGACTTGCAGTGGCCTTCCTCAGCTCTTTGAGAGGCTCGGCTTCGCGTGGATATACTGCTGTGTCCAATATATACTGCCAAATCACGTAAATTATACATATGAACTATCCATATAATTTGTTACATGAAAAGTATTCGAATTAGGTTAGGTCCGTGAACATAATATCAAATTTTCCCAATAAGAATATAACGTAATTCAATAGTTACTCAAAGAAAGAGAGTGCGATTCTATTCGAGACattgaaaagtaaatatgaTAGTTATGGTCATCACGATTCGTTAACAGATTCCAGGATTGTGATGGATAAATATATACCTCATGTAATCCCTCACTCTGCAATATTACTGCGTTGGGCATGGCTGCCCCCTCGATTGTGCTTTccatttccttcttcttcggAGCTGTAGACATCTAATTGTGAAATACTTTTTCATTAGGGTCATTTTGTGTCGATGCATAAAAATTTATTGCTCACTCAATCTCTCGAAATAAAATCTCTCCATATAAGCTCTTCGCTTCGCGTGTATTTTCTTCAATTACGGGCACGTCCTCTCTTCACTCTGTATCCTATCCTTGTGTCTTCCCGCAATCCGCTACAGGCTTCTCCTTTCATAGGCAAAATGACAATCATGAGGCATGAGGTCATCCATGAACTCATCGCTTAGGAAAAAGGGCTGCATGCCAtagaatttcaatttcaaaaatatcggCTATGACCTTAATTTCCTGCGCGCGGATTTCTGTAGAATCAAAGGGGAAGATAAAATGAAGCTTTCGATAAAAGGGAGATCTATTCTTGGCATCCGCTGACATTAAGCAATATTATTGATTTTAATATGAGGGGATGTTAGAGTTTAAGCATATTTAGCCAGGGACATCCGGTGAAATTTTGAGGTGATCACGACTGCTTAATCCAATTAAGTATGGTTGATTAGATTTTATTACTCAATACTACTTGATTGACTAAAACTTGTTTGATTAGTGAGTCAAATTTTAActggattttgattttgaaaaagacaaAACTAATTATGGAGGGATGGTGTTGAGAATTCATTAATTATGGAGTTGTATTATAATGGAGTGGTATAAATGTTTATGTATGTGGTCcaccttttttactttgaatgaattattttgttttgttgtgagtagagttaaaattaaaattaaagttttaaaatctcacttacaaaccaaatgtaaatttttagaaaacaGACGGATTGAACTCATTGGCCTCGTTAAGAAGCCGACTTAATTAGTTCATcaacataaatatatgtttctATCCTCCATCCATCTATATATTCCAGAAATTGTAAAACAGAGTCCCTTCAGCGAAACATCTCCCCGCCCCAGAGAACAACGTTCTGCTGATTGGATAGCCCAACCATTAGTAAGCAGTTCAGATTCGATTTGGCATTCAACACTCTCAAGGCCTTAGAAAATGGATTGCTGACGACAAAATCAGAAAATGTTgatcaagaagaagaataaaaacACAGAAGGGGAAGCTTACCTAAGCAAATTCAGGCAGCGGTCATTCTCGGTgaatccctctctctctctctctctctctctctctctctatccaTGGGAGATTATTATTAACGTTAAAAAACTAATTGGCAGTAATGGGGTTGGGTTTGTAGTCATCTTTCTTTATCTTCTCGAGTGAAATTatcgttttcttttattccttttttatacctttttcttttttgctgaatttattttttataccTTTTATGTCAAATCACATGGTGTGACCGCAATTATCGGTAATTCTAGAATGGTAAACTGAAAAAATGTCTTTAACAGTTCATCTACGCTTATTATTAAAGGACAAGAGACTGTTTTATCTGACTTTCAGCATTCATTTgtacttttataatttattgtttattttttaataaataaacacttatttcatataacatttaAAAATTCAGACTTACTTTTCAGCATTTATAATCAATTCGAAACAAACACATGCTAAGTCTTCATGAataagtataatatatatctatttatctattaccctatataaaaaaaaatgagaagcTCATTCGTGTGCTTTCCCATTCGTGTGTTTCCACGTATAGAGCTCCTATTTGTGTATTTTTCGTACGGATGGCTTCTATTTGTGTATACTCAGAGGCCCATTTAATCGTTTCCTTTCGCactcccttctctctctcttttaatcCCGCCAAAAAACTTCCCTGTCGCTGCCCTGCTCCCGCACCATCAGCACGCCCGGAAGAAACGACCCGAAACTGGCCAAAAGCTCCAGCTGCATGTCACTAGTGCTGCGATTCCGACCAGCAGCGGCCTCTGATCAGTTATCGGGCCAGGCAATCCTGTTTTATTTCTGGCAATGAGAATGTTAGTTGTCATGCGCCATTAAGAGTTCTCTGTGGCCT from Punica granatum isolate Tunisia-2019 chromosome 2, ASM765513v2, whole genome shotgun sequence includes the following:
- the LOC116193679 gene encoding anthocyanidin 3-O-glucosyltransferase 7-like, with protein sequence MGRWLCITRKEEERKEMLGCWHEGTAAEKRKVRKGQASCWLPCCRRDRRKKEKKKKKKKKRGKVNDGDGQASYFRVNMRRMRGERVTGQLVRMGLQRLQVRAEDRERKAGQQTKVWSCCREDQRASCGAGCEHKVLDFIPGFSNTKCRDLPDGIVFEDFNLPFARMLHRMSKTLHRATAVAVNSFDEAVNSFEVPKVPKHWSLYSGFSSSQNFTDGLIEKVMERGKIVPWAPHLVVLRHRLVGVFVTHCGWNSLVESIAGGVMLIGRPFLGDQPLNRSTMEDEWNIEVGVEGGVFTKEGTVRALKLILCSEGGKRMRERVGLL
- the LOC116195025 gene encoding probable caffeoyl-CoA O-methyltransferase At4g26220; this translates as MSTAPKKKEMESTIEGAAMPNAVILQSEGLHEYILDTAVYPREAEPLKELRKATASHPTAFIGSSPDAGQLMAMLIKLVHAKKTIEVGVFTGYSLLLTALAIPDDGHITAIDINRETFEIGFPIMQKAGVAHKINFIESQALPVLDKLLEDKENEGRFDFAFVDADKENYLGYHERLMKLVKVGGIIIYDDTLWGGAVASPESSVPEPKRRGRNSLIEFNKVVSGDQRVDISLAPVGDGIMICRRLC